CCGCCTCCGGTGCCGCCGCTGCCGGCGCGACCCTGCAGAACGCCTGGCTCCTGTTCATGCTGCCGTTCTCCGTGATCGTCCTGTCGCTGGGCACGCCGTACTACACGCGGCTCAGCGAGCACGTGGCCGAGGGACGGACGGATGCCGTCACCGCCGACCTCTCTTCCCTCACCCGGACGGTGGGCATCTTCATGGTCGGCGTCCTCGCCGCGATGATCGTGGCAGCGGTGCCGCTGGCTCGCCTGTTCACCACCAATCCGAGTGAGGCCGTCGCCTTCGCGTGGGTTCTCGTCGCCTACCTCGTCGCCCTGCTGCCGCTCTCATTCCAGTTCGGTCTCCAGCGGACGTTCTACGCCCTCAAGGACACCCGCACCCCCTTCGTGTACACGCTCGTGCAGGCGGCCATCGTGATCGCCACGGCACTGACCGCATCCGTTCTCCTGGGCGCGGGGGTCCTTTCCCGGGAGTGGTTGGCTGTGGCGATCGCCCTGGGGCAGTCGGTCGCCAACATCGTGCAGTTCGCGCTCGCGATCACGCTCCTACGCCGCAAGATCGGGCCCCTCGGGCTCGGCGGCGCGTTCCGCGGCATCCTTCGCTTCCTCCTTGCGGCCATCCCTGCCGCCGCCGCCGGATGGGGCGTCTTCGCCCTCTTCGGCGGCGTGGACGGGTGGGCGGTGTCCGAGCGCCTGCCTGGCTTCGTCGGCGCCGCACTCATCGGCGGCACCACCCTCGTCGTCTACGCCGCGATCCTCGCCGCATTCCGCACCCCGGAGCTCGCCATCGCGGGCCGGGCGCTTCGCCGGTTCCTCCCCGGTCGCTGAGACACCCGCCGCGCCCAGGCGGCGTGGAATGCCACACGGCTAGCATTGGTTGGACGTGTCGGGGCGAGGGTATTCGCCCCGATTGAGAAGGGATTCATCGTGCGCAAGGTCATCATCATCGGCTCGGGCCCCGCGGGGTACACCGCGGCCATCTACGCTGCCCGCGCGAACCTGTCGCCCCTCGTGGTGGCGAGTTCGGTCGAGGCCGGCGGTGAGCTGATGAACACCACCGAGGTCGAGAACTTCCCCGGGTTCCCCGAGGGTGTCATGGGCCCGGACCTCATGGCCAAGATGCAGGAGCAGGCCGAGAAGTTCGGCGCCGAGGTCGTCTACGACGACGTCGTCTCGCTCGACGTCTCCGGCGACATCAAGAGCGTCACCCTCGGACGCGGCGAGACCCACGAGGCTGAGGCGATCGTCTTCGCCACCGGCTCCGCTCCCCGCAAGATCGGCATCGAGGGCGAGACCCGTCTGTCGGGCCGCGGCGTCTCGTACTGCGCGACGTGCGACGGCTTCTTCTTCCGCGAGAAGGTCATCGCCGTCGTCGGCGGCGGCGACTCCGCGATGGAAGAAGCGACGTTCCTCACCAAGTTCGCCTCGAAGGTCTACGTGATCCACCGTCGCGGCGAGCTCCGCGCCTCGAAGATCATGCAGGACCGCGCGAAGGCGAACGAGAAGATCGAGTTCGTCTGGAACAGCGAGGTCATCGACGTGCTGGGTGAGGATGCCGTGACCGGCGTGCGCCTCCGTGACACCGTCGACGGCTCCGAGCGCGACCTGGCCCTCGACGGCGTGTTCGTCGCCATCGGCTACGACCCCCGCACCCACCTCGTGCACAACGTCCTCGACATCACCGAGCACGGCACGGTCTGGGTCGACGGCCGCACCTCGAAGACGTCGGTCGCCGGTGTCTTCGCCGCGGGCGACGTCATCGACCCGACCTACCGCCAGGCGGTCACCGCCGCCGGCAGCGGTACGGTCGCCGCCCTCGACCTCGAGCATTACCTCGCCGCCCGCGGTGACGCCGGGGCCCCTGCCGAGGACGCCTCGATCATCGACGGCCTGCCGACCCCGGCCTGACCGCGGAACAATTCCGGCATCCGCCGCGTTTTCCCCTCATAGACACGATCGTGTCGACCACTAAGGAGACAGACATATGACCGCCAAGGCAACGAGCGAGAGCACCTGGCAGCAGGACGTCATCGACGCCGAAGGCCCCGTTCTGGTGGACTTCTGGGCCGAGTGGTGCGGACCCTGTCGCATGGTCGGGCCCATCCTCGACGAGATCCAGACCGAGAACCCCGAGAAGATCACGGTTCTGAAGCTCAACGTCGACGAGAACCCGCAGCTCGCCATGCAGTACCAGATCACCTCGATCCCGGCGATGAAGGTCTTCAACAAGGGTGAGGTCGAGAAGACGATCATCGGTGCGAAGCCGAAGTTCGCCCTCCAGCAGGACCTCGCCGACTACATCGGCTGAGACCCCCTCTCACGAAGGACCCGCGCGACTGCTGTCGCCGGGTCCTTCGTCGTTTCGGCCCTTCACCTGCGGAAAAGCCGCCGCCACCAGCCCAGCGACCGGCGCATGTCGCCGCGTCGGTGGAGCTGTTCCCACACGACGCGCCCCGCCGCCGTCCGCTCGATGTGCTGCGAACCCGGTAGGTCGTCGATCGTGATCCGTCCACGCACGAGGTCAGCGGTGTCGACCGGCAGCCCGAGCGTCGCGACGACCACATCGACGAGATGATCGTCGTTCGGCTGACCGAGGAGGCGCTCCACGGCATCCAGATCCGTCCCGAGCTCCCCCAGCGCGGTCCGCATGTTCTCCTCACCGCTCAGGAGCGTTGTGGGTATCAGCTGGGCGCGACCCAGCATCCGCTCCACCTCGCCGACCTCGCCCCCTGCCGAGAGCACCGGCCGCCACCGCGCCTGCCACCAGAGTGTGAGATCCGGGATGCCGCGCATCGAAACCCTGGCATCGACAGATTCGAGAGCCGCACGGCTGTAGACCTCGATGGTGAGCGCATCCCCGTCCGCCTTCACCGCAACGACGGGTCTCTGTGCGGGCAGCCAGTACTCCTGAACGTCCCCCCGAGACTGCAGAAGGTGGACGTCGCCGGCCGGGACCACGCTGATGGATGCTTCCAACTGCGCCGCGATGTCCTGTCGGCGCACTGGGTCGATCGGAACCGCACCGCCGATGACATAGACGGCGCGCGGCACGGGACGACCGATCTCTGCCTGCGGAAGCGCCTCCTCACGAAAGGATGCCGAGGCGAAGAAGACCGGGTTCTCCAGCGTGACGTCCGCCCGCCACTCCGCGGCCAGCGACGTCAGCATCGTCTCCGCAACCGTCGTGGTGACCCCACCGTCCTCCCGAGCGACCACGAGCCCGCCGGTTTCGTCGAGTGCGACGCGAACCACGAGTCTTCCGTTCGCGGTGCCGATCACCGCCGGAATGCGCCGTTCCTTCAGCGCGCCCTCGACAGCCTCCCCCGTCGGTCCGCTGTGGGAGCGGATGTCGAGGGACGCACTCTGGATCGATGAAGACACGTGTGGACCGTAACGCCGGTGTGTGAACGACGATGTTTCACGTGGAACAGTCAGGAGGCGCGGACCGACACGTCCCAGGCGCGATGCGGTTCGCTACCGAGAAGTCGCCACACCGCCGCACTCAGGGCGGGGTAATCCAGAGCTATCTGGCGCAGCACTCGATAGTTCCGCGCTTCGTTCGGCCGCTTTCCGCCGTCAGCAGCGATGTTCTCTGCCCGCAACGTCAGGACCACGAGCTCGTCGACCGTCGGCAGGTCTTCCATGAATGCCCAGGGGTCTTCACCCTGAAGCACGCGCTCCTCGACGATCACTGCGAGCTCATCCGACGCCTCGGCCCGCAGCACTTCAAGGCTGGCGCGACGGGGGAGATTGGGACGATCACTCACCCCACAAGCCTACGCGGGGACCCTGTGTTCAGGGTCGGAGCGACCGGGATTCAGGACGCGCCGAACTCCGTTTCGCCCAGTTCTGCCAGGATGCGATTGAGATCCTGGATCGTCGCGAAATCAATGCTGATCTGGCCTTTACGAGCAGTGAGAGCGATCTTGACTTTGGTGTTCAGGCGGTCCCCCAGCCGTTCCGCCACGTCGTCGAGATGCGCACGACGCGTCCCCGCCTTCGGCAGCGGACGCACCCGGTTGCCGATCGTCTTGGCCGCGGCCTCCGCTGCGCGCACGGAGAGATCTTCGTTGACGATCTTGTCCGCGAGCCGCTGCATGGTGTCGACGTCGTCGACCGACAGGATCGCTCGTGCGTGGCCCGCGCTGAGCACGCCGGCGGCCACGCGCTGCTGCACGGGCACCGGCAGCTTCAGCAGACGGATCGTGTTGCTGATCTGAGGACGCGAGCGTCCGATCCGCGTTGCGAGCTCCTCCTGCGTGATTCCGAAGTCCTCGAGCAGCTGCTGGTAGGCCGACGCCTCTTCGAGCGGGTTCAGCTGCGAGCGGTGGAGGTTCTCCAGCAGCGCGTCCCGCAGGAGGTGCTCATCCTCCGTCTCGCGCAGAACGGCGGGGATCGCGGTGAGACCCGCTTCGCGCGCAGCGCGGGTGCGTCGCTCACCCATGATGAGCTCGAACTCGCCCTCGTCATTGCGGCGCACGACGACGGGCTGGAGGACACCGAACTCCCGCACGCTGTGGACGAGCTCGGCGAGGTCATCCGCGTCGAAGTTCGACCGCGGCTGACGCGGGTTGGGCACGATGCTGTTCGGATCGATCTCGATCAGGCGGGTACCGGGCACAGCAACGAGATCGTCCTCTGCCGACGCGAATGCGGCGGCCGCGGCATCCGCGGACTCCATCGCGTCCGGTGAACCCTCCGACAAAGATGCGCCGGGGAAGAACACATCGACAGGACGTGCTTCCGACGTGTCCTGCGTGGGGATGAGGGCACCGATGCCCCGGCCCAGTCCGGTTCGCTTCGCCATCAGTGGGCTCCTTCTTCTGTTTTCTGCTCGTGACCGCGCCGCACGATCTCGACCGCCGCCTCGCGATACGCGACCGCGCCAGCGGACTGCCCGTCGTACGCGATAACGGTCTGACCGAAGCTCGGCGCCTCCGAGACGCGGACCGAACGGGGGATGACCGTGGTCAACACGCGTTCGGGGAAGTGGGTGCGGACCTCGTCGGCCACCTGTTGGGCCAGTCGCGTTCGACCGTCGTACATCGTCAGCAGGATCGTCGACAGGTGCAGCGACGTGTTGAGGTGCTTCTGGATCATCGTCACGCTTCCGAGCAACTGACTCAGGCCTTCGAGCGCGTAATACTCGCACTGGATGGGGATCAGGACCTCGGTCGCCGCCGTGAAGGCGTTGATGGTGAGCAGTCCCAGCGACGGCGGGCAGTCGATGAACACGAAATCGACGTGATTTTCGCTCAGATACGTGTCCAGAGCGGTCCTCAGCCGGTGTTCCCGCGCAACTCGCGACACCAACTCGATCTCCGCGCCGGCCAGATGGATCGTGGAGGGCGCACAGAGCAGGTTCTCCGACTCCGGGCTGGTCTGAATGATGTCAGCCAGCGGCTCTTCGTCGATGAGGACGTCGTAGATGCTGGCAACCTCCGCACTGTGAGGGATGCCGAGCGCGGTGGACGCGTTGCCCTGTGGGTCCAGGTCGATCACCAACACCCGGGCGCCGATCGAGGCGAGACCTGCGGCGAGGTTGACCGTCGTGGTCGTCTTCCCCACGCCGCCCTTCTGGTTCGACACCGTCACCACACGAGTCGTACCGTCGAATTCGACCTGCACACCCGCCAGTGCCTTCCGACGCGAGGTCAGATCGGCAAGTTCCCGAGCGATCGGACTGTCGTCGAATGAGAAGGGTGCGGGAGAGGTCGTGTTCTCCGA
This DNA window, taken from Microbacterium sp. MM2322, encodes the following:
- the murJ gene encoding murein biosynthesis integral membrane protein MurJ, encoding MAGLGRASATVAAGTMASRITGLIRNIVLTVALGTVGAKAADSFAVANQLPNSVFALISSGLLAGVIVPQIVKAVKTHDDRGSAFVSKLLTLGVLALLVVTAVAVVAAPLLVEIYAGKFTEEAKTLTLALAYWCLPQLLFYGLYALVGEVLNANRIFGPFAWSPIVNNVISIAGFGVFIALFGTYKAATGWTAWMIALMGGTATLGIVVQAGILFLFWRRAGLHVRPDFHWRGIGLRHIGRLAGWTFLMVVAGQIAGAVQVNIVGAASGAAAAGATLQNAWLLFMLPFSVIVLSLGTPYYTRLSEHVAEGRTDAVTADLSSLTRTVGIFMVGVLAAMIVAAVPLARLFTTNPSEAVAFAWVLVAYLVALLPLSFQFGLQRTFYALKDTRTPFVYTLVQAAIVIATALTASVLLGAGVLSREWLAVAIALGQSVANIVQFALAITLLRRKIGPLGLGGAFRGILRFLLAAIPAAAAGWGVFALFGGVDGWAVSERLPGFVGAALIGGTTLVVYAAILAAFRTPELAIAGRALRRFLPGR
- the trxB gene encoding thioredoxin-disulfide reductase, coding for MRKVIIIGSGPAGYTAAIYAARANLSPLVVASSVEAGGELMNTTEVENFPGFPEGVMGPDLMAKMQEQAEKFGAEVVYDDVVSLDVSGDIKSVTLGRGETHEAEAIVFATGSAPRKIGIEGETRLSGRGVSYCATCDGFFFREKVIAVVGGGDSAMEEATFLTKFASKVYVIHRRGELRASKIMQDRAKANEKIEFVWNSEVIDVLGEDAVTGVRLRDTVDGSERDLALDGVFVAIGYDPRTHLVHNVLDITEHGTVWVDGRTSKTSVAGVFAAGDVIDPTYRQAVTAAGSGTVAALDLEHYLAARGDAGAPAEDASIIDGLPTPA
- the trxA gene encoding thioredoxin; this translates as MTAKATSESTWQQDVIDAEGPVLVDFWAEWCGPCRMVGPILDEIQTENPEKITVLKLNVDENPQLAMQYQITSIPAMKVFNKGEVEKTIIGAKPKFALQQDLADYIG
- a CDS encoding tryptophan synthase subunit alpha, whose translation is MSDRPNLPRRASLEVLRAEASDELAVIVEERVLQGEDPWAFMEDLPTVDELVVLTLRAENIAADGGKRPNEARNYRVLRQIALDYPALSAAVWRLLGSEPHRAWDVSVRAS
- a CDS encoding ParB/RepB/Spo0J family partition protein: MAKRTGLGRGIGALIPTQDTSEARPVDVFFPGASLSEGSPDAMESADAAAAAFASAEDDLVAVPGTRLIEIDPNSIVPNPRQPRSNFDADDLAELVHSVREFGVLQPVVVRRNDEGEFELIMGERRTRAAREAGLTAIPAVLRETEDEHLLRDALLENLHRSQLNPLEEASAYQQLLEDFGITQEELATRIGRSRPQISNTIRLLKLPVPVQQRVAAGVLSAGHARAILSVDDVDTMQRLADKIVNEDLSVRAAEAAAKTIGNRVRPLPKAGTRRAHLDDVAERLGDRLNTKVKIALTARKGQISIDFATIQDLNRILAELGETEFGAS
- a CDS encoding ParA family protein, encoding MPDSENTTSPAPFSFDDSPIARELADLTSRRKALAGVQVEFDGTTRVVTVSNQKGGVGKTTTTVNLAAGLASIGARVLVIDLDPQGNASTALGIPHSAEVASIYDVLIDEEPLADIIQTSPESENLLCAPSTIHLAGAEIELVSRVAREHRLRTALDTYLSENHVDFVFIDCPPSLGLLTINAFTAATEVLIPIQCEYYALEGLSQLLGSVTMIQKHLNTSLHLSTILLTMYDGRTRLAQQVADEVRTHFPERVLTTVIPRSVRVSEAPSFGQTVIAYDGQSAGAVAYREAAVEIVRRGHEQKTEEGAH